The Streptomyces kanamyceticus genome window below encodes:
- the aceB gene encoding malate synthase A — protein MSALAPSPLAIVDAEPLPRQEEVLTDAALAFVAELHRLFTPRRDELLTRRAERRAEIARTSTLDFLPETAAIRADDSWRVAPAPAALNDRRVEITGPTDRKMTINALNSGAKVWLADFEDASAPTWENVVLGQLNLADAYERRIDFADERTGKSYALKDAGELATVVMRPRGWHLDERHLQLEGQPVPGALVDFGLYFFHNAKRLIELGKGPYFYLPKTESYLEARLWNDIFVFAQDYVGVPQGTVRATVLIETITAAYEMEEILYELRDHASGLNAGRWDYLFSIVKNFRDGGSKFVLPDRNLVTMTAPFMRAYTELLVRTCHKRGAHAIGGMAAFIPSRRDAEVNKVAFEKVKNDKDREAGDGFDGSWVAHPDLVPIAMKSFDAVLGEKPNQKDRLREDVSVAPGDLIAIDSLDAKPTYDGLVNAVQVGIRYIEAWLRGLGAVAIFNLMEDAATAEISRSQIWQWINAGVVFENGETATADLARKVAAEELTAIRTEIGDEAFTAGKWQQAHDLLLQVSLDADYADFLTLPAYEQLR, from the coding sequence ATGTCCGCACTAGCGCCGTCGCCGCTGGCCATCGTCGACGCAGAGCCCCTGCCCCGGCAGGAGGAGGTGCTCACCGACGCGGCCCTCGCCTTTGTGGCCGAGCTGCACCGGCTGTTCACGCCCCGCCGTGACGAGCTCCTCACCCGCCGCGCCGAGCGCCGTGCGGAGATCGCCCGCACCTCGACCCTCGACTTCCTGCCGGAGACGGCCGCGATCCGCGCGGACGACTCGTGGCGAGTCGCCCCGGCGCCCGCCGCGCTGAACGACCGCCGCGTGGAGATCACGGGCCCGACCGACCGCAAGATGACCATCAACGCCCTGAACTCGGGCGCCAAGGTCTGGCTCGCCGACTTCGAGGACGCCTCCGCGCCCACCTGGGAGAACGTGGTCCTCGGTCAGCTCAACCTCGCCGACGCCTACGAGCGCCGCATCGACTTCGCGGACGAGCGCACCGGCAAGTCGTACGCCCTGAAGGACGCGGGCGAGCTCGCCACCGTCGTGATGCGCCCGCGCGGCTGGCACCTGGACGAGCGCCACCTGCAGCTCGAAGGGCAGCCCGTCCCCGGCGCGCTCGTCGACTTCGGCCTGTACTTCTTCCACAACGCCAAGCGCCTCATCGAGCTCGGCAAGGGCCCGTACTTCTACCTCCCGAAGACGGAGTCGTACCTGGAGGCGCGCCTCTGGAACGACATCTTCGTCTTCGCGCAGGACTACGTCGGCGTCCCCCAGGGCACCGTCCGCGCCACGGTCCTCATCGAGACGATCACGGCCGCGTACGAGATGGAGGAGATCCTCTACGAGCTGCGCGACCACGCCTCCGGCCTGAACGCGGGCCGCTGGGACTACCTCTTCTCCATCGTCAAGAACTTCCGCGACGGCGGCTCGAAATTCGTCCTGCCGGACCGCAACCTGGTGACGATGACCGCCCCGTTCATGCGGGCGTACACCGAACTCCTCGTCCGCACCTGCCACAAGCGCGGCGCGCATGCGATCGGCGGCATGGCCGCGTTCATCCCGTCCCGCAGGGACGCGGAGGTCAACAAGGTCGCCTTCGAGAAGGTCAAGAACGACAAGGACCGCGAGGCGGGCGACGGCTTCGACGGCTCCTGGGTCGCGCACCCGGACCTGGTCCCGATCGCGATGAAGTCCTTCGACGCGGTGCTCGGCGAGAAGCCGAACCAGAAGGACCGCCTGCGCGAGGACGTCAGCGTCGCCCCGGGCGACCTGATCGCCATCGACTCCCTCGACGCGAAGCCCACGTACGACGGCCTGGTCAACGCCGTCCAGGTCGGCATCCGCTACATCGAGGCCTGGCTGCGCGGCCTCGGCGCCGTCGCCATCTTCAACCTCATGGAGGACGCGGCCACCGCCGAGATCTCCCGCTCGCAGATCTGGCAGTGGATCAACGCGGGCGTCGTCTTCGAGAACGGCGAGACGGCGACGGCGGACCTGGCCCGCAAGGTCGCCGCCGAGGAACTCACCGCGATCCGCACCGAGATCGGCGACGAGGCCTTCACGGCGGGCAAGTGGCAGCAGGCCCACGACCTCCTCCTCCAGGTCTCCCTGGACGCGGACTACGCGGACTTCCTGACGCTGCCGGCGTACGAGCAGTTGCGCTGA
- the yczR gene encoding MocR-like transcription factor YczR yields the protein MAEVSAVHAVDRRLGSRQFAALLHGTSGEHPGYRALAHGVRTLLLDGRVPLHTRLPAERELATALGVSRATVTAAYDVLREGGYVRSRRGAGTWTELPEGQRPASVAAFPAGDGVLDLAVAAPGAPEPELTAALGAAATMLAEHAPTPGYHPYGIPELRAAVAERFTRRGLPTLPDQILITTGAQHALSLTLALLGRQGDRVLVENPSYPNALDAIRGAGLRAVPVPVSEDGWDSGLVESSLRQAAPRIAYLVPDFQNPTGCLMPREQRVRILETARATGTWLLIDETIADIALDVPPPAPFASLAPHGAAEQVVTVGSLSKTHWGGLRIGWVRAGSRLITELAMKRVPSDMATPVIEQLVALHLLRGMDDVLRERLPRLRAQRDALTASLARHLPQWRWKLPPGGLSLWVDLGRPVASALAGAALGHGVRIEGGSRFGADPGTHEHRLRVPFTLSPELSEQAVRRLAAALAGDLRHPLNEERTHRNWVA from the coding sequence ATGGCAGAGGTATCAGCGGTCCACGCCGTGGACAGACGGCTCGGCAGTCGACAGTTCGCCGCGCTGCTGCACGGCACGTCCGGCGAGCACCCGGGCTACCGCGCGCTCGCCCACGGCGTGCGCACCCTCCTGCTCGACGGCCGTGTCCCGCTGCACACCCGGCTGCCCGCCGAGCGGGAGCTGGCCACGGCGCTCGGGGTCAGCCGGGCCACGGTCACGGCGGCGTACGACGTGCTGCGCGAGGGCGGCTACGTACGCAGCCGTCGCGGGGCCGGTACCTGGACCGAGCTGCCCGAGGGGCAGCGACCGGCCAGTGTCGCGGCGTTCCCGGCGGGTGACGGCGTGCTCGATCTCGCGGTGGCCGCGCCCGGCGCCCCGGAGCCCGAGCTCACCGCGGCGCTCGGCGCGGCGGCCACGATGCTGGCCGAGCACGCGCCGACGCCGGGCTACCACCCGTACGGCATACCGGAGTTGAGGGCGGCGGTCGCGGAGCGCTTCACGCGGCGCGGGCTGCCGACGCTGCCCGACCAGATCCTGATCACCACGGGCGCCCAGCACGCGCTGTCGCTGACGCTGGCCCTGCTCGGCAGGCAGGGCGACCGGGTCCTGGTGGAGAACCCGTCGTATCCGAACGCCCTCGACGCGATCCGCGGGGCGGGCCTGCGCGCGGTGCCCGTGCCGGTCTCGGAGGACGGCTGGGACAGCGGTCTCGTCGAGTCGTCGCTGCGGCAGGCGGCGCCCCGCATCGCCTATCTCGTACCGGACTTCCAGAATCCGACCGGTTGTCTGATGCCGCGCGAGCAGCGCGTGCGCATCCTGGAGACGGCCCGCGCCACGGGCACCTGGCTGCTGATCGACGAGACGATCGCGGACATCGCGCTCGACGTGCCGCCGCCCGCGCCGTTCGCCTCGCTCGCGCCGCACGGGGCGGCCGAACAGGTCGTCACCGTCGGGTCGTTGAGCAAGACGCACTGGGGCGGGCTGCGGATCGGCTGGGTGCGGGCGGGGTCGCGGCTGATCACCGAGCTGGCGATGAAGCGGGTGCCGAGCGACATGGCGACGCCCGTCATCGAGCAGCTGGTGGCGCTCCACCTGCTGCGCGGGATGGACGACGTGCTGCGCGAACGGCTGCCGAGGCTGCGGGCGCAGCGGGACGCGCTCACGGCGTCGCTCGCCCGCCATCTGCCCCAGTGGCGCTGGAAGTTGCCGCCCGGCGGGCTCTCGCTCTGGGTGGATCTGGGCCGCCCGGTGGCGTCCGCGCTCGCCGGTGCCGCGCTCGGACACGGCGTACGCATCGAGGGCGGCTCGCGCTTCGGCGCGGATCCGGGCACGCACGAACACCGACTGCGCGTCCCGTTCACGCTCTCGCCCGAGCTGTCGGAGCAGGCGGTACGGCGGCTCGCGGCGGCCCTCGCGGGCGATCTGCGACACCCGCTCAACGAGGAGCGCACGCACCGCAATTGGGTGGCCTGA
- a CDS encoding universal stress protein gives MARTGSGEERLVGEAEGCVIVGVSGSLASLAALRAGAEEARRGGRRLVAVIAWEPPEGEAMYLRHPDRAWALHWQGQARARLDRAFESVFGGLPTGIGTVERRVVRARPGRALCELAGHPDDLVVLGARPGRRRASRIHRHVTAHAGCAVLTVPAPAVPKGLRKALRRVTADDFALVGR, from the coding sequence ATGGCACGGACGGGGAGTGGAGAAGAACGCCTGGTCGGCGAGGCCGAGGGGTGCGTGATCGTCGGGGTGAGCGGCTCGCTGGCGAGTCTCGCGGCGCTGCGGGCCGGTGCCGAGGAGGCGCGGCGCGGCGGCCGTCGGCTCGTCGCGGTCATCGCCTGGGAGCCGCCGGAGGGCGAGGCGATGTATCTGCGCCACCCCGACCGGGCCTGGGCGCTGCACTGGCAGGGCCAGGCGCGGGCCCGGCTCGACCGTGCCTTCGAGAGCGTCTTCGGCGGCCTGCCGACCGGGATCGGGACGGTGGAGCGCCGGGTCGTCAGGGCCCGTCCTGGCCGGGCCCTGTGCGAGCTCGCGGGGCACCCGGACGACCTCGTCGTCCTCGGCGCGCGCCCCGGCCGCCGCCGCGCGAGCAGGATCCACCGCCACGTCACCGCGCACGCGGGCTGCGCCGTCCTCACGGTGCCCGCACCGGCCGTGCCGAAGGGCCTGCGGAAGGCGCTGCGGCGGGTCACCGCGGACGACTTCGCCCTGGTGGGGCGGTGA
- a CDS encoding nucleotidyltransferase family protein: MTRETNGPGSATGEVVGLLLAAGGGRRLGGRPKALLDHRGRPLVEHAVGVLREAGCARVHVVLGAAADAVRERAALPGCVLVDNPDWQEGMGSSLRAGLESLRGTGGSAALVSLVDQPGIGAAATARVRAAYRSPSTLAAAAYDGVRGHPVLFGSAHWAGITASAVGDRGARAYLKEHAADLTLVECGDVARAHDIDTVEDLIHLE, encoded by the coding sequence ATGACGCGAGAGACGAACGGGCCGGGGTCCGCGACCGGCGAGGTCGTGGGGCTGCTCCTTGCCGCGGGCGGCGGGCGCAGGCTCGGCGGGCGGCCGAAGGCACTCCTCGATCACCGGGGGCGGCCCCTGGTGGAGCACGCGGTGGGGGTGCTGCGGGAGGCGGGCTGCGCGCGGGTGCACGTGGTGCTCGGCGCGGCGGCCGACGCCGTACGCGAGCGGGCCGCGCTGCCCGGGTGTGTCCTTGTCGACAATCCGGACTGGCAGGAGGGCATGGGGTCCTCGCTGCGGGCGGGCCTGGAGTCGCTGCGGGGCACGGGCGGCTCGGCGGCGCTCGTCTCGCTGGTCGACCAGCCGGGGATCGGCGCGGCGGCGACGGCCCGGGTGCGCGCCGCCTACCGCTCGCCCTCGACGCTCGCGGCGGCGGCGTACGACGGGGTGCGGGGCCACCCGGTCCTGTTCGGCTCCGCGCACTGGGCCGGGATCACGGCGAGCGCGGTGGGCGACCGGGGAGCGCGCGCCTACCTGAAGGAGCACGCGGCCGATCTGACGCTGGTCGAGTGCGGGGACGTGGCGCGGGCACACGACATAGACACCGTCGAGGACCTGATCCACTTGGAGTGA
- a CDS encoding DUF5955 family protein → MLRSMGQRRVTDSGEDPRAAELHAAVARLRRELAAHPVEFTDRGIAEDELAALAEMARGGTPEVLRMRRSLLLVAGAIGSVSALAAGLAAVRGAVEMFGDR, encoded by the coding sequence GTGTTGCGGAGCATGGGGCAGAGACGAGTGACGGACAGCGGCGAGGACCCACGGGCGGCGGAGCTGCATGCCGCCGTGGCCCGGCTGCGCCGCGAACTCGCCGCACACCCCGTCGAGTTCACGGACCGGGGCATCGCCGAGGACGAACTCGCGGCCCTCGCCGAGATGGCCCGCGGCGGCACCCCGGAAGTCCTCAGGATGCGCAGGTCGCTGCTGCTCGTCGCGGGCGCGATCGGCTCGGTCAGCGCACTGGCCGCGGGGCTCGCCGCGGTGCGGGGGGCGGTGGAGATGTTCGGCGACCGGTGA